From the Candidatus Babeliales bacterium genome, the window AAGAGTTGTGGTTGGAGCATTATATGCTACCGCATTAAAGAGAATATTGCGTTGGTCGGTCTCGTCTATTAAAGTGAATGCCATTATTTTTTCTGAGCGATTCATTGTTTTTAGAACAACCGGCAGCTTTAACCATTTCCTATGTATTGAGCAGTTAATAAAGGTGGCTATGGCACTAACAGAAATAGGCTCTCTGACAGGATCAATCCTGTGTTTTCTATAAAGCAATGAGGCTTGTGGTGCATTAAGGTTGTTAGCAAGATCTTTTCTATTGGCTATCTCTAGTTGTAAACGATTTCGTCTCGAACTGCCGGAGCGAGCGGCAAATAGTAGATTCGTGCTACAGATTAATAGAAGAGATATGCTTATGCTAGGTTCTGTTGAGTTTTTATCGTAACCATAAACATGCTCCCACAAATGCAAGAAAAGACAGGAAATTGCGCTTTGATTTATCAAAACGTGAAAAAACCCGTCTAAAATGTTTCATTTTTCCGAAGCAACATTCTATTAA encodes:
- a CDS encoding IS5/IS1182 family transposase; translation: LIECCFGKMKHFRRVFSRFDKSKRNFLSFLAFVGACLWLR